The following DNA comes from Oceanimonas doudoroffii.
GAGCAGCGATGACTTACAACGGTCAACGTGGTGACTTAAAGCGTGCGTAGAGTGTTTGCTTTTTCTGTCGAGCGATGTTCGTCAGCATCAAAGCAAAGGTCCTCACGGACGAAACCGGCGTCTACACTGAGATCCCCGCCCTGCTCGCCGCGACGGGGATACTCGAGCCGCTGATTGATTATTTCCTGCATAGAAGCCACGATCGCAGTCTGGAATGGATGCGCAAGGTGACGCGATCGGTGCGGCTCTTTCTTGAGTACATCCAACTCAACCCCGCCGAACGCGACCCTCATCGACTGTTTCAGAATTTCGCGAAGCGCCTGTATACAGGAACGTTCAATCGCGAAACAGGAATCGACGCCACGGGCCTTTGCTGGCCGCCTCGCTCGCCGCACGACGCGGCACGCATCATCATCCATTTGAGCGACTTCTTCAATTGGTTGGGCGAAGTTCGTCCTGAAGCAGCCAGCGTCAATCCTCGGTACGTCGGCAGCACGTTCGATCGACAGATCGATGAAGCCGCTTACCAGTATCGTAGAAGCAAGGCCTTCCTTGGACATACGTGGGCGTCGAATGCCACCGCGCGCGCCACAGGATATTGGCTTCGCTACCGGAGAATCCCGAAGGTCGCGCGAGGTGAGCCGCCAGCTTTTCCAGAACGTCACTTTGAAGCGTTGCTCTTCAAAGGCTTTCGCAACGGCGATCGTTACGACTATCGTGGCATCTTGATCACGCTACTGCTCCATGGCGCGGGATTTCGAGAGTCGGAGCCTTTTCACCTTTACGTTCAGGACGTATTTCCAGATCCACAGGACCCGCGTCAAGCCAAGGTCCTCATCCACCATCCGCACTACGGGGCCGCGCCTGCTGACTGGTGCGACGAGCGAGGACGACCACGTAAATCGAACCGAGCAGAATACCTCGGCCAGCGCTTCGGCCTTGTGCCGCGTACAGACTTGATGGACCGTCGGCATGCTGGCTGGAAAGGCGGCATGCACGACGGTCCGTACTACAAGCAGGCGTACTGGTTCGTGCCGGAGTACGGCGAGTGGTTTCTGGAACTTTGGCATCGCTATCTGAAGCAGCTTGCGCATTTCGATCGGGATCATCCGTTCGCTTTCGTGAACCTGCGGCGCGCACCCTATGGTGCGATATACACCCTCACGCAGTACAACAAGGCTCACGCGGCCGCGTGCAAACGCATTGGCCTCGAAGTTGGCAAGGCGCTTGGCACAACTCCGCACGGGCACCGACACGCCTACGGCCAGCGTTTGAAGCACGCGGGAATCGACAAGCCGATGATTCGCCGCTTCATGCATCACGCATCGATCGAGAGCCAGGAGATCTACACACAAGCAAGCTTTAGCGAAGCCCGAGAAGCACTTCAGCAAGCGGCGCACCGGCTGGATGGACTTCTTACGACGCCTCTGTCCGATTTGGTCCGTTCATCTGACTAGCCACATCTCCACGTGACCGAGCAAACACATGTACAAGACCTCTCCAACTAAACCCAAGGGGCGTCGCAAGGCGGCAAGGACCGAGCGCAGCATGCGACGCGATTCGGATGCAACCCTGACCTGGGTGGTGGAGTTCTATCCAGAACTTGCAGCCTGGAGAGGCTTCGCCTTGGAGTGGCTCGGTGGGGAAACGCATGGTCTACACCAAAGGCTGCAGGCCCTATCGACTTTCTTCGAGCGCTACCTCATTCTGCAGAGCCTGCCGCTGGACCCGAGTGTATTCCTGGCGCAAACGACACAGGTTCCAGAATTTCACCGAACGGCGTGTCCTGACTCTCCTTGGGGCATCAGCGCGAACAATCTTATCCACGCTTTTCTGCAGTTTGTGTTGCTTCGGCA
Coding sequences within:
- the gmtY gene encoding gamma-mobile-trio recombinase GmtY, which codes for MFVSIKAKVLTDETGVYTEIPALLAATGILEPLIDYFLHRSHDRSLEWMRKVTRSVRLFLEYIQLNPAERDPHRLFQNFAKRLYTGTFNRETGIDATGLCWPPRSPHDAARIIIHLSDFFNWLGEVRPEAASVNPRYVGSTFDRQIDEAAYQYRRSKAFLGHTWASNATARATGYWLRYRRIPKVARGEPPAFPERHFEALLFKGFRNGDRYDYRGILITLLLHGAGFRESEPFHLYVQDVFPDPQDPRQAKVLIHHPHYGAAPADWCDERGRPRKSNRAEYLGQRFGLVPRTDLMDRRHAGWKGGMHDGPYYKQAYWFVPEYGEWFLELWHRYLKQLAHFDRDHPFAFVNLRRAPYGAIYTLTQYNKAHAAACKRIGLEVGKALGTTPHGHRHAYGQRLKHAGIDKPMIRRFMHHASIESQEIYTQASFSEAREALQQAAHRLDGLLTTPLSDLVRSSD